Proteins encoded in a region of the Trichosurus vulpecula isolate mTriVul1 chromosome 9, mTriVul1.pri, whole genome shotgun sequence genome:
- the ELOB gene encoding elongin-B, translating into MDVFLMIRRHKTTIFTDAKESSTVFELKRIVEGILKRPPDEQRLYKDDQLLDDSKTLGECGFTSQTARPQAPATVGLAFRADDVFETLRIESFSSPPELPDVMKPQDSGSGTNEQAVQ; encoded by the exons ATG GACGTGTTCCTGATGATCCGGCGCCACAAGACCACGATCTTCACAGACGCGAAGGAGTCGAGCACAGTGTTCGAGCTGAAGCGCATCGTGGAAGGCATCCTCAAGAGGCCCCCGGATGAGCAGCGGCTCTACAAG GATGACCAGCTGCTGGATGACAGTAAGACCCTGGGCGAGTGTGGCTTCACAAGTCAGACAGCCAGGCCTCAAGCACCAGCCACTGTGGGGCTGGCCTTTCGAGCcg ATGATGTATTTGAAACCTTGCGCATCGAGTCTTTCTCCAGCCCTCCAGAACTGCCAGATGTCATGAAGCCTCAAGACTCTGGAAGTGGCACCAATGAGCAAGCTGTGCAGTGA